Proteins from one Fragaria vesca subsp. vesca linkage group LG6, FraVesHawaii_1.0, whole genome shotgun sequence genomic window:
- the LOC101300475 gene encoding protein FEZ-like, protein MGEKNDQMDKVDDVMLPGFRFHPTDEELVGFYLKRKIQQRLLPIELIKQVDIYKYDPWDLPKLASTGEKEWYFYCPRDRKYRNSARPNRVTGAGFWKATGTDRPIYSSEGSKCIGLKKSLVFYRGRAAKGIKTDWMMHEFRLPSIADSSPPKKLLDKSLPPNDAWAICRIFKKTNSMAQRALSQSWLSPLPEPTSSGFLTQCPQFSSENNISCTTDLGSAIQFWSNNNDLQHQQASTYSAFALSNKPNFNPALVGENIPNGFMFTPIDMSSPPNFNHAFVGDLSNNNTSGSIDFDGSQQQQFSGFSTSLAQDQNQENTITSLANNTNSHWGTIRSIGFPFSLGSDDPSDMSTSYSTNKCYT, encoded by the exons ATGGGAGAGAAGAATGATCAGATGGATAAAGTTGATGATGTGATGTTGCCGGGTTTTCGCTTCCATCCAACTGATGAGGAGCTTGTTGGGTTTTACCTCAAGAGAAAGATTCAGCAAAGGCTTCTCCCCATTGAACTGATTAAGCAAGTCGACATTTATAAATATGATCCCTGGGATCTTCCAA AACTGGCTAGTACTGGGGAGAAAGAGTGGTACTTTTACTGCCCAAGGGATCGAAAATACCGCAACAGTGCTAGGCCTAACCGAGTCACAGGAGCCGGGTTTTGGAAAGCAACAGGAACAGACAGGCCTATTTATTCATCTGAAGGGTCCAAGTGCATAGGCCTTAAGAAGTCCCTTGTGTTCTACAGAGGCAGAGCTGCTAAAGGAATCAAAACTGATTGGATGATGCACGAGTTTCGCCTCCCTTCTATCGCAGACTCATCACCACCCAAGAAGCTGTTAGATAAAAGCCTCCCTCCAAAT GATGCATGGGCCATTTGCAGGATTTTCAAGAAAACAAACTCAATGGCACAGAGGGCTCTTTCTCAATCTTGGCTGTCTCCCTTGCCTGAACCTACATCATCCGGTTTTCTAACTCAATGCCCTCAGTTCAGTTCCGAAAACAACATATCTTGCACCACTGACTTAGGATCAGCCATACAATTTTGGAGCAACAACAATGACTTACAACATCAACAAGCTTCAACTTACTCAGCTTTCGCTCTCTCTAATAAACCCAACTTCAATCCTGCATTAGTTGGAGAAAACATTCCCAATGGCTTCATGTTCACTCCGATTGATATGTCATCACCACCCAATTTCAACCATGCCTTTGTTGGTGACTTGAGTAACAACAACACCTCAGGGAGCATAGACTTTGATGGCTCACAACAACAACAGTTTAGTGGCTTCTCAACCAGTTTGGCTCAAGATCAGAATCAAGAAAACACCATCACAAGCCTGGCTAACAATACTAATAGTCACTGGGGGACTATCAGATCAATCGGGTTTCCTTTTAGTTTGGGCTCAGATGATCCTAGTGACATGTCTACTAGCTATTCTACAAACAAATGCTATACTTGA
- the LOC101301036 gene encoding phenolic glucoside malonyltransferase 2-like, with protein sequence MASPNSSARVVQICRVAPSLPAASSDSPSPDLSLPLTFFDICWLRFAPVQPLYFYEISSSSSNVSTFSFDSILEKLKTSLSLTLQHFLPLAGNLTWPQDSIKPILTYVQGDTLSLTIAESNADFDRFSSNYDLLVPQEYHPLVPQLENSHERAAVMALQITLFPNRGFSIGAAIHHAVLDGLTSISFFKSWAHLCKHQGLNSSSLPDHLKPFYDRTVVQDQAGLGTLFSNQYQDIDGPNNRSLKFWEFHAPLEIRGTFKLTRASIQKLRGHVLSTVSSDANLHLTTFSLACAYMWVCLVKAEETNEDETQLILVADCRSRLDPPIPATYFGNCITPCLAVAERKGMLGGEGVVVALTAITEGMNRLGKGALNGAENWVSGMSRGRSGRVLTMAGSPRFGVYETDFGFGRPNNVDLVSIDRTGAVYISDAKIGGGGVDVALVLKKHCMDAFASLFAEGLKGN encoded by the coding sequence ATGGCATCTCCAAACTCATCTGCAAGAGTAGTTCAAATTTGCAGGGTGGCTCCGTCACTTCCTGCTGCCTCATCGGACTCACCCTCACCAGATCTCTCCCTTCCCTTGACCTTCTTCGACATATGTTGGTTGAGGTTTGCACCAGTGCAGCCCCTTTACTTCTATGAGATATCATCTTCTTCCTCCAACGTTTCGACCTTCTCATTTGATTCCATACTTGAAAAGCTCAAAACCTCACTCTCTCTTACCCTCCAACATTTCCTACCTCTCGCAGGAAACCTCACTTGGCCTCAAGACTCCATCAAACCCATTCTCACTTACGTCCAAGGCGACACCCTTTCGCTTACAATAGCCGAGTCCAATGCTGATTTTGATCGCTTTTCAAGCAATTACGACTTGCTTGTACCCCAAGAATACCATCCTCTTGTCCCACAACTGGAGAATTCTCATGAACGAGCCGCAGTGATGGCACTGCAGATCACTCTCTTCCCAAACCGAGGCTTTTCCATTGGAGCAGCAATACACCACGCAGTTCTTGATGGCTTAACTTCAATCTCGTTTTTCAAATCATGGGCGCACCTATGCAAACATCAAGGGCTAAATTCATCTTCATTACCAGATCACCTCAAACCCTTCTACGACAGAACGGTGGTTCAAGACCAGGCAGGGCTTGGAACACTCTTTTCGAACCAATACCAAGACATTGACGGTCCCAACAACAGAAGCCTAAAGTTCTGGGAGTTTCACGCTCCACTAGAGATTCGAGGCACCTTCAAACTCACTCGTGCATCCATACAGAAACTTAGAGGGCATGTACTAAGTACTGTAAGTTCCGATGCAAATCTCCATTTGACAACGTTTTCTTTAGCTTGTGCCTACATGTGGGTTTGTTTAGTCAAGGCTGAGGAAACAAACGAAGATGAAACACAACTCATTTTGGTTGCGGATTGTAGATCTCGGCTAGACCCTCCTATACCTGCAACATATTTTGGGAACTGCATCACGCCGTGTTTGGCAGTCGCAGAAAGAAAAGGGATGTTGGGAGGAGAAGGGGTGGTTGTGGCATTAACTGCAATCACTGAAGGTATGAACCGTTTGGGAAAAGGGGCTCTGAATGGAGCAGAGAATTGGGTTTCAGGAATGAGTAGGGGGCGTAGTGGTAGAGTGCTTACCATGGCTGGCTCACCTCGGTTTGGTGTGTATGAAACTGATTTTGGATTCGGAAGACCAAACAACGTTGACCTTGTTTCCATTGATAGAACAGGGGCCGTATATATTTCAGACGCCAAAATTGGTGGTGGAGGCGTTGATGTTGCGTTGGTGTTGAAGAAACATTGCATGGATGCTTTTGCTTCTCTATTTGCCGAAGGTCTCAAGGGAAATTGA
- the LOC101301323 gene encoding uncharacterized protein LOC101301323, whose protein sequence is MILQELRSFGAPELFNSAPKCTYFAYNGEDAASCSVANAASSANRFDSVEAETSLIRALYLDSKAELAAQTKRLAGELDRATATKLLHLCCNFDSADCASSILGGDLGAVPIVNECDDSGKSPLHTAASAHASRCVEVLLKKHARTDLRTKDGQAQLALELSLADTRTDPNWNPNNLSIEDLVIHMSEKDLSTVKLLSEKTKEIADVAYAYAVKGSIASLTALLITAAEKVNDCVLELRDSESGCKEKVTLYECLIREGGDEAVIQLLLKTNLDVNDADAEGNTALHWILKQPRLLCPQQITLYSFIPRILLLLLDHGARVSQKNRLGLTAFHIAAGNGNSEALEVLLLEDPVGVQYKTEMKETPLFFAVKNESKECAELLLTWGANSEVLNLRRQRAIDLATSQDMRYTLLNPTTVSLINHAFPNQHKCTALVLTDEDTTTTAERNVNSSAKADVCKYFDSHRGCVRGAKCFYAHCEESRKVKEGVDQSYSFATKLLEHKVFVGGLPPSVDSDDLRKFCEEEFGSVEDAIVIVTQIENKIQSRGFGFVTFRQEKSASKAMRAHYITMRGKTVEIKSLIPKLVLRAEFEKMSPQREQEKNFQLLQQKNENIMEVDNPEQGSWADRLVHGQPTVSSTEPQVTKSSEDPTTPTWLKVFKKWFPVFLMGLSNHPNYALSSLKADFRAKFALELDHSSVGYSKLSDFLKCFSNLCTVEMLPISKRRTPTHMILRPKLSRPTRRLLPTLATPHNLSLSALVVNGGDSKCLSDLSTSDGGDSKCLHQDLSIDNCGDSKCLENLTIDTCSDTKCLQDLTADNAVDSKCLEDLSLDFGGDSKCIEDLSICSAGEKFGSSITSHGEQNPSPVYPEINSAEDEAHWVHPRFLQFLKPDPLLYWQKETDVLSGGTDSGKGQCSSGDKGSINVRHPRRHLVLESLSKKWSKSYFLREFDFYKNYKERLSARRCFACKQQKMLWANFPCKHLLWCNDCKLRAIGASGLFPHKCVLCDTEVQKMDLVLPLSSN, encoded by the exons ATGATTTTGCAGGAACTACGAAGCTTCGGAGCGCCGGAGCTCTTCAACTCGGCTCCGAAATGCACCTATTTCGCTTACAACGGCGAAGACGCCGCTTCGTGTTCCGTCGCGAACGCGGCGAGTTCGGCGAACCGATTCGACTCGGTCGAGGCCGAGACGAGTCTGATCAGAGCGTTGTATCTGGACAGCAAGGCGGAGCTCGCGGCTCAGACTAAGCGGCTCGCCGGCGAGCTGGACCGAGCCACGGCGACGAAGCTCCTCCACTTATGCTGCAACTTCGACTCGGCGGACTGCGCCTCCTCGATTCTCGGCGGCGATCTCGGGGCGGTTCCGATTGTGAACGAGTGTGACGACTCCGGGAAATCGCCGCTGCACACGGCGGCGTCGGCGCACGCGTCGCGGTGCGTGGAGGTTTTGCTTAAGAAGCACGCGCGTACTGACCTGAGGACCAAGGACGGTCAGGCACAGCTAGCTCTGGAGCTGTCGCTTGCTGACACAAG GACGGATCCGAATTGGAATCCGAACAATCTCTCCATTGAAGACCTGGTCATTCACATGAGTGAAAAG GATTTGAGCACTGTGAAGCTTCTGAGTGAGAAAACCAAGGAGATCGCTGACGTGGCGTACGCCTACGCCGTTAAAGGCAGTATAGCTTCACTGACGGCGCTGCTCATCACCGCCGCGGAGAAGGTTAACGACTGCGTCTTGGAGTTGCGTGATTCCGAGTCGGGATGCAAGGAGAAGGTGACTCTATACGAATGCCTGATAAGGGAG GGAGGAGATGAAGCTGTTATCCAGCTGCTTCTGAAGACAAATTTAGATGTCAATGACGCTGATGCAGAAGGAAATACTGCTCTTCATTGGATCCTTAAACAGCCCAGATTGTTGTGTCCTCAACAGA TAACTTTGTATTCTTTCATTCCCAGGATTTTATTGCTTCTTCTTGATCATGGTGCTCGAGTAAGCCAAAAGAATAGATTGGGGTTAACAGCATTTCATATTGCTGCTGGTAATGGCAATTCAGAGGCACTTGAG GTCCTCCTGTTGGAAGATCCAGTTGGCGTCCAATATAAGACGGAAATGAAAGAAACTCCCTTGTTTTTCGCTGTGAAGAATGAGAGTAAGGAGTGTGCTGAGCTTCTTTTGACATGGGGAGCAAACAGTGAAGTCCTTAATCTGCG TAGGCAAAGAGCTATAGATCTGGCAACCTCTCAAGATATGCGTTACACATTGCTGAACCCAACCACAGTTAGCCTCA TAAATCATGCGTTCCCAAATCAACATAAATGTACGGCTTTGGTGTTGACAGATGAAGACACCACTACCACTGCCGAAAG AAATGTTAACTCCAGCGCCAAGGCAGACGTTTGTAAGTACTTTGACTCTCATCGAGGATGTGTCAGAGGAGCTAAGTGCTTTTATGCACATTGTGAGGAGTCTCGGAAAGTGAAAGAGGGAGTAGACCAGAGTTATTCTTTTGCTACTAAACTACTCGAACACAAAGTGTTTGTTGGAGGACTTCCTCCTTCAGTGGACTCTG ATGATTTAAGAAAGTTCTGTGAAGAAGAGTTTGGATCAGTAGAAGATGCTATAGTCATTGTAACTCAGATAGAAAACAAGATACAGTCTAGAGGCTTTGGCTTTGTCACATTTAGACAGGAGAAATCTGCTTCAAAAGCTATGCGGGCACACTACATCACCATGAGAGGGAAGACAGTTGAAATAAAAAGTTTGATTCCAAAATTGGTTTTACGAGCTGAGTTTGAGAAAATGTCACCTCAACGAGAACAAGAGAAGAATTTTCAACTTCTACAACAGAAGAATGAGAATATTATGGAAGTTGATAACCCTGAACAAGGTTCTTGGGCTGACAGATTAGTCCATGGACAACCAACGGTGTCTTCCACTGAACCTCAAGTTACCAAGAGTTCTGAGGACCCAACCACTCCTACATGGCTAAAGGTTTTCAAGAAGTGGTTTCCTGTGTTCTTAATGGGTCTGTCAAATCATCCAAACTATGCCCTCTCTTCTCTAAAAGCTGATTTTCGGGCTAAATTTGCGTTAGAATTGGATCATTCATCTGTGGGCTACTCTAAGCTCAGTGACTTCCTGAAATGTTTCTCCAATTTATGCACTGTTGAGATGCTCCCCATAAGCAAACGTCGAACTCCCACTCACATGATCCTCCGACCAAAATTATCAAGGCCCACACGCAGACTCCTTCCTACGCTGGCAACACCTCACAATCTGTCTTTGTCTGCATTGGTTGTGAATGGTGGTGATTCAAAGTGTCTTTCAGACCTCTCAACTTCTGATGGTGGTGATTCAAAGTGTCTTCATCAGGACCTTTCAATTGACAATTGTGGTGATTCGAAGTGTCTTGAGAACCTTACAATTGACACTTGTAGTGATACAAAGTGTCTCCAAGACCTAACAGCTGACAACGCTGTTGATTCAAAGTGCCTTGAGGACCTTTCACTTGACTTTGGTGGTGATTCAAAGTGTATTGAGGACCTTTCCATTTGCAGTGCTGGTGAAAAGTTTGGCTCAAGTATCACTAGCCATGGGGAACAGAACCCCTCCCCTGTGTATCCTGAAATCAACTCTGCAGAGGATGAAGCACACTGGGTGCACCCAAGGTTCCTCCAATTCTTGAAGCCAGATCCTCTGCTGTATTGGCAGAAAGAAACTGATGTGCTTTCCGGAGGGACTGACAGTGGAAAAGGACAGTGCAGTTCAGGGGATAAAGGAAGTATTAATGTTAGGCATCCAAGACGGCATCTGGTTTTGGAGTCCCTCTCCAAGAAATGGAGCAAGTCCTACTTCCTACGCGAATTTGATTTCTACAAG AACTACAAGGAAAGATTATCGGCGAGAAGGTGTTTTGCATGCAAGCAGCAGAAAATGCTATGGGCCAATTTCCCTTGCAAACACTTGCTATGGTGTAATGACTGCAAGTTGCGGGCAATAGGGGCTTCGGGTCTTTTCCCTCACAAATGCGTGCTGTGTGACACAGAAGTACAGAAAATGGATTTAGTACTTCCATTAAGCAGTAACTGA
- the LOC101300176 gene encoding protease Do-like 8, chloroplastic-like, with amino-acid sequence MSSAFSESQSNCTHSPDGAVSPFPISTQRSVRELSKDIEPLVRESTPFTTRRALFASIFMYSLYDPSRYLSALALGDPSVTIEEVTPPVFASGALFPTEERIVELFEKNTYSVVNIFDVTLRPQLNVTGVVEVPEGNGSGVVWDKQGHIVTNYHVIGNALSRNPGLGDVVARVNILALEGVQKNFEGTLVGADRAKDLAVLKVEASEDLLRPIVVGESSSLRVGQQCLAIGNPFGFDHTLTVGVISGLNRDIFSQAGVTINGGIQTDAAINPGNSGGPLLDSKGNLIGINTAIFTQSGTSAGVGFAIQSSTVLKIVPQLIQFGKVVRAGLNVDIAPDLIANQLNVRYGALILQVPKNSVAAKAGLLPTTRGFAGNIVLGDVIVGVNNKPVKNQAELNSVLDEFSVGEKVILNIQRSGENLEVPIILEEKSS; translated from the exons ATGTCCTCTGCTTTCTCTGAATCTCAATCAAACTGTACTCATTCTCCAGACGGCGCCGTTTCTCCTTTCCCCATTTCCACTCAGAG GAGTGTTCGAGAACTGAGCAAGGATATCGAGCCATTAGTGCGTGAGAGTACTCCCTTCACAACAAGGAGGGCTTTGTTTGCGAGTATATTCATGTACTCGTTGTATGATCCTTCAAGGTACTTGTCAG CTCTAGCTTTAGGGGATCCATCTGTTACAATTGAAGAAGTAACTCCCCCAGTTTTTGCTTCCGGGGCACTCTTCCCCACTGAG GAGAGAATTGTCGAACTCTTTGAGAAGAACACATATTCTGTTGTGAACATTTTTGATGTAACATTGCGCCCTCAACTTAATGTAACCGGCGTGGTCGAG GTTCCTGAAGGAAATGGTTCAGGAGTAGTTTGGGATAAACAAGGACACATTGTAACAAACTATCATG TAATTGGTAATGCACTCTCAAGAAATCCAGGTCTTGGGGATGTTGTTGCACGAGTTAACATTCTAGCTTTGGAAGG GGTACAGAAGAATTTTGAGGGTACCTTAGTTGGTGCTGATCGTGCGAAGGATCTTGCTGTCTTGAAG GTAGAAGCCTCTGAAGATCTGTTGAGGCCAATTGTTGTGGGGGAGTCATCTTCTCTAAGAGTTGGGCAGCAGTGTTTAGCAATTGGAAATCCATTTGGTTTTGATCATACCCTCACTGTTGGAGTTATTAGCGGACTGAATCGAGACATATTTAGTCAAGCTGGAGTCACCATTAATGGTGGAATTCAAACCGATGCAGCTATCAATCCTGGGAACAG TGGAGGACCCCTGCTAGATTCAAAAGGAAATTTGATTGGGATAAATACTGCAATATTTACTCAGTCAG GGACATCAGCAGGTGTAGGATTCGCTATCCAATCATCAACTGTACTAAAAATTGTTCCTCAGTTGATCCAGTTTGGCAAG GTTGTACGAGCTGGTTTGAATGTAGATATAGCTCCAGACCTGATTGCAAATCAACTCAATGTTCGATATGGAGCTCTTATCCTACAG GTCCCTAAAAATAGTGTTGCAGCCAAGGCTGGCCTACTTCCCACCACAAGGGGATTTGCGGGTAACATAGTTCTCGGGGATGTCATTGTCGGAGTTAACAACAAACCT GTTAAAAACCAAGCAGAGTTGAACAGCGTACTGGATGAATTTAGCGTGGGAGAGAAAGTAATCTTAAATATTCAGAGGAGCGGTGAAAATTTAGAGGTTCCCATAATATTAGAGGAAAAGAGTTCATAA
- the LOC101293614 gene encoding 60S ribosomal protein L34-like, translated as MVQRLTYRSRHSYATKSNQHRVVKTPGGKLVYQTTKKRASGPKCPVTGKRIQGIPHLRPAEYKRSRLSRNRRTVNRAYGGVLSGGAVRERIIRAFLVEEQKIVKKVLKIQKAKERQAAKS; from the exons GCCACCAAGTCCAACCAGCACCGCGTCGTCAAAACCCC AGGTGGGAAGTTGGTGTATCAGACTACTAAGAAGAGAGCCAGTGGACCAAAATGCCCTGTGACTGGCAAGAGAATCCAAGGA ATTCCTCACTTGAGGCCTGCTGAGTACAAGAGGTCCAGATTGTCCAGGAACCGCAGGACTGTGAACCGTGCTTATGGTGGTGTCTTGTCTGGAGGTGCTGTCAGAGAGAG GATTATTCGAGCCTTCTTGGTAGAAGAGCAAAAGATTGTGAAGAAGGTTTTGAAGATCCAGAAGGCCAAGGAAAGGCAGGCAGCCAAGAGCTAA
- the LOC101300755 gene encoding phenolic glucoside malonyltransferase 1-like — MREEKKLILKARERQEKKADVPERKRLEEVKSWWCLAVAETKGLLGGDGLVVALTAITEPMKRLEKDVLNGAENWVSRLSSVRSGRLVGIAGSHRFGVYETDSGFGRPNKVELVSIDRTGAIYISDTKNGGGGLDVGLVLKKHYMDAFASLFAKGLKGH; from the exons ATGAGAGAAGAGAAGAAACTAATTTTAAAGGCAAGAGAAAGACAGGAAAAGAAAGCAGACGTTCCGGAAAGGAAGCGGCTAGAAGAGGTAAAGAGCTGGT GGTGTTTGGCAGTTGCAGAAACAAAAGGGTTGTTGGGTGGAGATGGGTTGGTTGTGGCTTTAACTGCAATTACTGAACCTATGAAGCGTTTGGAAAAAGATGTTTTGAATGGAGCAGAGAATTGGGTTTCAAGATTGAGCAGTGTGCGTAGTGGTAGACTGGTAGGTATTGCTGGCTCACATCGGTTTGGTGTGTATGAGACTGATTCTGGATTCGGAAGACCAAACAAAGTCGAGCTTGTTTCCATTGATAGAACAGGAGCCATATATATTTCAGATACCAAAAATGGTGGTGGAGGCCTTGACGTTGGGTTGGTGTTGAAGAAACATTACATGGATGCTTTTGCTTCTTTATTTGCCAAAGGTCTCAAGGGACATTAA